One region of Salvia miltiorrhiza cultivar Shanhuang (shh) chromosome 3, IMPLAD_Smil_shh, whole genome shotgun sequence genomic DNA includes:
- the LOC131017130 gene encoding actin-related protein 3-like, giving the protein MESAASRPAVVIDSSTGYTKMGFAGNVELCFIVPTVVALNNSFLNQPRPSSSKSNNWLGKHNAGVMADLDFYIGEEALSRSKEIADGVEAASPSLHFPTCSRHLSIAKEIKNKNS; this is encoded by the exons ATGGAGTCCGCCGCCTCGCGCCCTGCTGTGGTAATCGACAGTAGCACTGG GTATACTAAAATGGGATTTGCCGGAAATGTGGAGTTGTGCTTCATAGTTCCGACTGTAGTTGCATTAAACAACTCGTTCTTGAACCAGCCGCGACCGAGTTCGAGCAAGAGCAACAATTGGCTAGGGAAGCACAATGCAGGGGTAATGGCGGATCTCGATTTCTATATAGGAGAAGAGGCGTTGTCTAGATCTAAGGAGATTGCAGATGGGGTCGAAGCTGCTTCTCCTTCTCTGCACTTTCCGACGTGTTCCCGGCATCTTTCCATCgccaaagaaattaaaaataaaaatagttaa
- the LOC131018170 gene encoding cytosolic sulfotransferase 5-like: MSSSKFFQSPQLSQDLKEFLSTLPRKEVFSNGHPLCRYQYQGFWYVDVILEAVISIQEHFQAEDSDVFVASNPKCGTTWLKAIAFALLNRRRHPATSGDHPFLSRNPHDLVPFLEIGFYGSRKARDIASFPSPRLLATHVPYSSLPESIRSKCKIVYVARDPKDTLVSARHFSARVGMLDTTMAEVLEQFCEGSNIYGPFWDHVVGYWKQSLENPERVLFLKYEDMKARPAAEVRRVAEFLGCAFSAEEEEAGEVDRIVELCSFEGLRGLEVNKKGKQEVTGMDNSAFFRRGEVGDWKNHLSPEMAKRIDRISEEKFSGSGLFL; the protein is encoded by the coding sequence ATGTCGTCTTCAAAATTTTTCCAATCGCCACAACTATCCCAAGACTTGAAAGAGTTCCTCTCCACTCTACCAAGAAAAGAAGTATTCTCCAATGGCCACCCTCTCTGCCGCTATCAGTATCAAGGTTTCTGGTACGTGGACGTCATTCTCGAAGCTGTTATCTCAATCCAAGAACATTTCCAAGCGGAGGATTCCGACGTTTTCGTCGCCTCCAATCCGAAATGTGGCACGACGTGGCTGAAGGCGATCGCCTTCGCCCTACTTAACCGGAGGCGGCACCCCGCCACCTCCGGAGACCACCCCTTCCTCTCCCGCAACCCTCACGACCTCGTGCCCTTCCTCGAGATAGGCTTCTACGGCAGCCGCAAAGCCCGCGACATCGCCTCGTTCCCCTCCCCGCGCCTCCTCGCCACGCACGTGCCCTATTCCTCCCTGCCGGAGTCGATCAGGAGCAAGTGCAAGATCGTGTACGTGGCGAGGGACCCGAAGGACACCTTGGTGTCGGCGCGGCACTTCTCGGCCAGGGTGGGGATGCTGGACACGACCATGGCGGAGGTGTTGGAGCAATTCTGCGAGGGATCGAACATCTATGGGCCGTTTTGGGATCATGTTGTTGGATATTGGAAGCAGAGCTTGGAAAACCCTGAGAGGGTTTTGTTCCTCAAGTATGAGGATATGAAGGCGAGGCCGGCCGCGGAGGTGCGCCGTGTGGCGGAGTTCCTCGGCTGCGCCTTCTccgcggaggaggaggaagctgGGGAGGTTGATCGGATCGTGGAACTGTGTAGCTTTGAAGGTCTCAGAGGATTGGAAGTGAACAAGAAGGGGAAGCAAGAGGTGACTGGTATGGATAATAGTGCTTTCTTTCGTCGAGGAGAGGTGGGGGATTGGAAGAATCATTTATCGCCGGAGATGGCGAAGAGGATTGATCGGATTAGTGAAGAGAAGTTTTCTGGGTCGGGATTATTCCTATAA
- the LOC131017131 gene encoding plasmodesmata-located protein 2-like produces the protein MINPTIIQFLIPFFLLIITHSAKTLITDHHKLVYTQCSNHTSPNPSHVSLLPNLFQELITHSSKASFFKTIVGDEKTAVSGSFQCRKDLSSDECRSCVIKSSDLSENLCGKILPARIQLRGCYVRYEGEEDGAEPETDAGPEQILHRACSKRKIKRDGFEEMKYAAFGAVESCVMSENGFCEMVYESIRVSTQCVGSLRSACDCGGCVARAAEFACEDECRYSVAGEVYIDGCFLSYYYYGDRGFGTYKGGGDRSPKLVAIVVGGLAVLAVGVGLCYFTKSCWKKKDDW, from the exons ATGATTAATCCCACCATAATCCAGTTCTTAATCCCATTTTTTCTCCTCATAATCACACATTCCGCCAAAACCCTAATCACAGACCACCACAAATTAGTATACACACAATGCTCAAACCATACCTCACCAAATCCCTCTCACGTTTCGTTACTCCCAAATCTATTTCAAGAACTCATCACACACTCTTCCAAAGCCTCCTTCTTCAAAACCATAGTCGGAGATGAGAAAACCGCGGTTTCGGGTTCGTTTCAATGCAGAAAAGATCTCAGCTCGGATGAATGCAGAAGCTGCGTGATCAAATCTTCCGACCTGTCGGAAAATTTGTGCGGAAAAATTTTACCGGCAAGAATCCAGCTCCGCGGCTGCTACGTTCGGTACGAGGGGGAGGAAGACGGGGCTGAGCCCGAGACCGATGCGGGCCCGGAGCAAATCCTTCACCGGGCATGTAGCAAGAGGAAGATCAAGAGAG ATGGATTTGAAGAGATGAAATATGCCGCCTTTGGCGCGGTAGAGAGCTGTGTGATGAGCGAGAATGGATTTTGCGAGATGGTGTATGAATCTATCCGTGTTTCGACACAGTGTGTGGGGAGTTTGAGGAGCGCCTGCGACTGCGGCGGATGCGTTGCTCGTGCGGCGGAGTTTGCTTGTGAGGATGAATGCAGATATTCTGTTGCGGGAGAGGTTTATATTGATGGATGCTTCCtcagttattattattatggagaTAGGGGCTTTGGCACCTACAAGGGTGGAG GGGACCGTTCGCCAAAACTGGTAGCAATTGTTGTTGGGGGTTTAGCTGTTTTAGCAGTGGGAGTTGGGCTATGTTACTTCACCAAGTCTTgttggaagaagaaagatg ATTGGTGA